The Jiangella sp. DSM 45060 genome contains the following window.
GGACGGACGCGGGCCGAGAGCTGCTGGTCGCCGACGTCGTCTACACCAGCGACCGCGGGCTGACGCGGATCGAGCAGCCGTCCGCCTCGTACTCGTACGTCACCCCGAACACCGTCGCGGTGGTCGGCCAGATCAACGCCGGCGGTGAGCCGTACGGCGAAGCCGAGACGATGCCGGACGGCTCCACGGTGCTGGTCTGCCCTTACCGCCAGTACGGCGACGACATCGCCGAATCGCCGGCCGCCGCGGCCCGCGAGCGCAGCCGCAAGTGCTGGACCACCCGCCCCGGCGGCGACCCCGCCACCCGCACCCTGCAGGCGCCGCAGCGGCGCACCGTCATGCTCGAGTGGTCGTTCCCGGTGCTGGTCGCCGCGGTCGATCCCGCGCAGGAGGCCGCGCTCGGCGGCGACGACGTGCCGGCGTCGCTGCGGGCGCTGGCCGGCCCCGCGCCCGCCACCGGCACCGGCACCGGCAGCCTTCCGGTCCCGGTCGTCGTCGCGGCCCAGCCGCACGTCGACGCCCAGGCCGAGGTGACGGTGCGCCGGCTGCCCGACGACGCGGCCGCGCGGTTCGCCGAGGGCCTGCCGCTGGACGAGATCGACGCGCTGCTCGCGACCCCCGGCCCGGTCGTCGGCACCGAGACCGTCACCGCCGACCGCGCCTACGAGGAGCTGATCGGGCAGGCGGCGGAGAGCCCGGTCGACATCCTCGTCGACAGCTTCTGGACGACCGAGCCGACGAGGTACGACGTCGGCGCCGGCGGGGTGCTGCGGCCGCGCACCGTCGACAACTCGGAAGACGCCTGGCGCTCGTCGGTGCGGGTCGAGGGCTACGTGCCGACGCCGCCGCTGGCCGCCGACACCGGGTTCCGCCGGGTCCGCCCGCACCCCGGCTCGGCGAACGCGCAGACCGGCGACCTGCTGCCGCACCTGGGCATCGTCGGCGTCTTCCAGCCCAGCGACTTCGAGGCCGCCGGGTTCGACGGCGCGCACGGCCTGCCCGCGGCCGACCAGCGCAGCACCGCGCTGCTCGGTGACCGCAACCTGCTCCCGTCCGGCAGCCCGGCCGCCTACCACCTGGGCCCGCCGACGGCGTTCATGCGGCTCTCCGACCTCGACACGTTCACCGGCTCGGGCATCGAGCTGGCCGACCCGGAGGCGCCGATCAGCGCGATCCGGGTCCAGGTCGCCGGCGTCACCGGCGTCAGCCCGGTCGAGCGCGAGCGGGTCCGGCTGGTCGCCGACCAGATCCGCCGTGCCACCGGCCTCGACGTCGACATCGTCCTCGGCAGCACCGCCACCGAGCAGACCGTCGAGCTGCCGCCCGGCGAGCACGGCCGACCGGCTCTGGCGGTCGCCGAGACCTGGATGCAACAGGGCGTCGTCGCCGCCGTCATGCAGGCCGTCGACCACAAGAGTGTGGCGCTGTTCGTGCTGGCCCTGGCCGTGAGCACGCTGTTCGTCGCGAACGTGTCGGCCGCGTCGGCGCGGTCGCGGCGCGGCGAGCTGGCGGTGTTGAGCCGCATCGGCTGGGGCCGCGGGATGCTGCTGCGGCTGCTGCTGGCGGAGGTGCTGCTGGTCGGCGGCGCCGCGGGCGTCGCCGGGGCGCTGGTCGCGGTGGCGACCGGCTGGATCACCGGCCTGGAGGTGACGTTGACGCGCGCCCTCGTCGCCGTGCCGGTGGCGGTGTTCGTCGCACTGGTGGCCGCGGCGTGGCCGGCGTGGCGGGCGTCGAAGCCGTCGATCGCGGGCATGCAGCAGCCGCGGGCCCTGCCCGGCCAGCGGCCGCCGGTCGTGCGCGGGGTGCGGTCGCTGGCGGTGGCCAACGTGGTCCGCTCGCCGGGACGGACGGGGCTCGGCGTGCTGTCGGTGGCCCTGGGGTGCGCCGCGCTGACGGCGCTGCTCGGCATCACGCTGGCGTTCAACGGCGCCGTCGTCGGGTCCGTGCTGGGCGACGCGGTCTCCGTCCGGGCCCGCGAGATCGACTACGTCGCCGTGCTGGTGACGATCCTGCTGTCCAGCGTCGCCGTCGCCGACGTCGTGTTCCTCAACGTGCGCGACCGCCGCGCCGAGCTCGCCGTCCTCCAGGCCGTCGGCTGGGGCGACGGCCGGGTGCGCCGGGTCGTGCTGGCCGAGGCCGCGCTGATCGGCTGCACCGGCGCCGTCTGCGGCACCGTCGCCGGGCTGGCCATCGCCGCCGGGCTGGCCGGCGAACTGCGCGCCGAGCTCCTGATCGCCGCCGCGACGACGGTGGTCGGCGGCACGCTGGTCCCGATCCTCGCCAGCCTCGTCCCGGTCGCCGCCCTGCGTCGCATGACCGTCGCGTCCACCCTGACCCGCGACGCCTAGGGGCGTCGAAAGGCCGGCGGAGGCTGCGCCCGCTCCGCGGTGGGTCGGAGGTGCCGGTGGGTCTGCGCGCGCGGCGCCGCACGGGCGAGCGCGGTGTGTGCCGGAAGGCGGGCGGGTGGCGGGTGCGGAACCGGCGTCAAGAGCGCACGCGGCACCGCACGGAGGGGCTGAAAGGGCCGGGGTGCGGCGCCGGGGTCGCGGTGTGTGCCGGAGGAGGGGGCGGTGGGTGCGGAGCCGGCGTCAAGAGCGCACGCGGCATGCTTCACCGCCGCGAAGCGGAGCCGGCGCAGCACCCACTGCCCCCTCCGACCTCACAGCGGAGCCTGCGCAGCACTCGCCGTCCCGGCGCAGCCCCGTCCGGGCCTCCGCACGGGCGCGACGGCCATGGTTCGTCCGGGGGAGCGGGTGCGGACACCTTCACGCCATGTCGGATTGGTCCGATGTGCGGGATCACGTGTTCTCATCGGAGGTTCCGCAGATGTCCGACACCCCAGCCGATCGTCCCGGCGTCGCCCGCCGCCGTCTCCTGCAGGGCGCCATCGCGGCGCCCGCCGCGCTCGCCGTCCCCGGACTCGTCGCCGGAGCGGGCGCGCCCACGGCCGCCGCCGCTCCCGTCGTCCCGCCCGCGCCGGGCGGGTTCGATCCGGACAGCCCGCGGTTCGCGCTCGCCGTCCTGCCGGACACTCAGTACCTCTTCGACGAGGACCGCTCCGACCCGGAGCCGCTGGCGACGACCTTCCGCTACCTCGCCGAGCAGCGCGGCCTCGCGAACGTCGCGTTCATGACGCACCTCGGCGACGTCACCGAGCACGGCACGCAGGACGAGATCGAGCTGGCCGGGCGGACGTTCGAGGCGATCGACGGCGTCGTGCCGTTCAGTGTGCTGGCCGGCAACCACGACGTCCCCGGCGGCAACGACCAGCGCGGCGACACCCCGTACCTGCGCGCCTTCGGCCCGTCCCGGTTCGCCGGCAGCGACACGTTCGGCGGCAGCTCGCCCGACGGCTACAACAGCTTCCACGTCATCCCGGCCGCCGGTCGCGAGTGGCTGGTCCTGGCGCTGGACTGGCGGGTCTCCGACGCCGGCCTGGCCTGGGCGCGCGGCGTCGTCGACGCGCACGCGCAGCTGCCCGCGATCGTCACCACCCACGACCTCGCCTACGCCGACGACGCGGGCGCGGCGACGCTGTCGGGCCACGGGCAGCGGCTGTGGGACGGGCTGATCCGCGGCAAGGACCAGATCGTCCTCGCGCTCGGCGGGCACTACTGGCCGCCCGGGCGCACCGTCCTCAGCAACGACGCCGGCCACGACGTGCACGTACACATCACCAACTACCAGGACCGCTACTACGGCGGCGCCGGCATGATCCGGCTGTATCAATTCGATCTGGTTCGTAACACAATCGACGTGGAGACGTTCGCGCCGTGGTTCCTGACCCGCGAGGCGGGGGAGCGGCCGCCGCTGGGCGCGGAGGTCATCGAGCTCACCGGCGACGTCGACCGGTTCAGCCTGCCGGTCGACTTCGCCGCGCGGTTCGCCGGCTTCGCACCGGACGAGCTGCCGCCGTCGAGGCCGCCGACCCGCGTGGTCGGGCGCGACACCGTCGCGTACTGGCGCTTCGACACCCTCGGGCTGCGCGGCCGGGTCGAGGAGGGCGTCACAGTGTCCGACGGCGCCGTCGCGCAGGACCTCACCCGCAAGGGCAACGACCTCGTCGTCCGGCGGCTGCACTCGGACGCGCCGGGCCTGCTCACTCGCTCGCTCGACCACCACGACGGCGCGCCCGCCCACGCCAGCCTCCGCTTCGACGGCGGCAAGTCGCCGGACC
Protein-coding sequences here:
- a CDS encoding LamG-like jellyroll fold domain-containing protein; protein product: MSDTPADRPGVARRRLLQGAIAAPAALAVPGLVAGAGAPTAAAAPVVPPAPGGFDPDSPRFALAVLPDTQYLFDEDRSDPEPLATTFRYLAEQRGLANVAFMTHLGDVTEHGTQDEIELAGRTFEAIDGVVPFSVLAGNHDVPGGNDQRGDTPYLRAFGPSRFAGSDTFGGSSPDGYNSFHVIPAAGREWLVLALDWRVSDAGLAWARGVVDAHAQLPAIVTTHDLAYADDAGAATLSGHGQRLWDGLIRGKDQIVLALGGHYWPPGRTVLSNDAGHDVHVHITNYQDRYYGGAGMIRLYQFDLVRNTIDVETFAPWFLTREAGERPPLGAEVIELTGDVDRFSLPVDFAARFAGFAPDELPPSRPPTRVVGRDTVAYWRFDTLGLRGRVEEGVTVSDGAVAQDLTRKGNDLVVRRLHSDAPGLLTRSLDHHDGAPAHASLRFDGGKSPDRGAILEAVAAAPINSEKFLGGYTIELFVKLPEPFEGDHAWMGVFSWQGRAGDAGKTAGYSPLEPTCSLNVSPERFLQYVLYPHVEDASPTSWSHALPIGRWFHVAVVNDGEQTVVWVEGSPIARNPKQPAHGIATLGRPFTLGATGWDLGFGQGFHGFLGDVRISRRALEPAEFMTPYR
- a CDS encoding FtsX-like permease family protein, translated to MPPPAEQGGTRARLRRRLSRLRSRSRSRSASVLSSGSDLPSRTSRLLAGSSRVLRRLRRRDGNGPAGVAPLVRAQLRAHWGRALALGLGVVAATSVFTVLTGASEIERLELRGEVAAAPSPYHILVRPPGTRSDLEAERGLVRPYQLSGQFGGISMSDYDAIRALGGVEVAAPVAMVGYVMKATQVAIDVGPRTDAGRELLVADVVYTSDRGLTRIEQPSASYSYVTPNTVAVVGQINAGGEPYGEAETMPDGSTVLVCPYRQYGDDIAESPAAAARERSRKCWTTRPGGDPATRTLQAPQRRTVMLEWSFPVLVAAVDPAQEAALGGDDVPASLRALAGPAPATGTGTGSLPVPVVVAAQPHVDAQAEVTVRRLPDDAAARFAEGLPLDEIDALLATPGPVVGTETVTADRAYEELIGQAAESPVDILVDSFWTTEPTRYDVGAGGVLRPRTVDNSEDAWRSSVRVEGYVPTPPLAADTGFRRVRPHPGSANAQTGDLLPHLGIVGVFQPSDFEAAGFDGAHGLPAADQRSTALLGDRNLLPSGSPAAYHLGPPTAFMRLSDLDTFTGSGIELADPEAPISAIRVQVAGVTGVSPVERERVRLVADQIRRATGLDVDIVLGSTATEQTVELPPGEHGRPALAVAETWMQQGVVAAVMQAVDHKSVALFVLALAVSTLFVANVSAASARSRRGELAVLSRIGWGRGMLLRLLLAEVLLVGGAAGVAGALVAVATGWITGLEVTLTRALVAVPVAVFVALVAAAWPAWRASKPSIAGMQQPRALPGQRPPVVRGVRSLAVANVVRSPGRTGLGVLSVALGCAALTALLGITLAFNGAVVGSVLGDAVSVRAREIDYVAVLVTILLSSVAVADVVFLNVRDRRAELAVLQAVGWGDGRVRRVVLAEAALIGCTGAVCGTVAGLAIAAGLAGELRAELLIAAATTVVGGTLVPILASLVPVAALRRMTVASTLTRDA